Sequence from the Gloeocapsopsis dulcis genome:
GAATTGCCAAGCATTCATTCGGGCTGCAATTGCTGAGGGGGTATTATCAGCAAGTGACGAAGTAGATGACGATTCTAGCTCAATCCAATACTCTGGGAGTTTCTTCTTGTTTATTACCTGGTCAAAGATCTTCTCCAGCTACTCGGCAAAGGAAGAGGCAATTTTGGCTTGCCGCCATTCTACTGGATGAGAATCATGATCGCAATCTAGAACTGCATACTCCGAGTTAGTTGTTTGAGCAGGGTTGAGTCCACAGCTATCTCCGCCGCCATTATAATTGCAAAAGAGGATGAGCGAATCCCATTCTTCATCGCTAAGATCGCCTCTTTCTTCCTGATTAAAATCGAAGAGTTCGTGAGTGCTCTGGATACTAAACATACGACCCTCGTGGTACCAAACATTACCATCAGGTAGTAGAGATTTATGAGTGTAGAATAAGTGAGCACCATTCCACTGCAATAGAAACTCTCTGTAGCTTGGTGGTAAAGGTATACCTAGTGCAGCCTCACAAGAATCAATATCTGCTTTTGTTGCTGGTGGGTTCAAGCGGAATTTCCAGCCCTGCTCAAATTCCTTTGAGATTATTTTTGCTTGCTCTATCTGCTCCGGTAGCCATTCAAACACAGCGCGTTTCTCCCTACCACAGATCCTTTGAACCTAGCCAAAAGAATGGATGTTTTTTCTGGGCTACCTGTTCAAAGATTTGCTCCAGCCACTCTATAAAGGAAGAAGCAATCTTTGATTGCCGCCACTGTGCTGGCTCAAGCTCGTGAAAACAATCTAGAACTGCATACTCCGCGTTCTTTTCTTGGCTGGGATCGAATCCACAGTAATCCGCACTCATGCCTAAATAACAAAAGAGGATAAGTGAGTCCCATTCCTCATTAGTGAAATTGACCTTTTCCTCACGATTGAAATTCAGAAGTTCATGAGTGCCCTTAATACCAATTTCGGAGAGAACACCGCCACTTAGTTGGCTTTCTTCACGAAATAGGGAAGCACCATTCCACCGCAGTAGGAATTCTCGGTAGCTTAGTGGCAACAATACACCTAAGTCCGTCTCACAAGTTCGAATCTCTGCTTCTGTAGCTGGTAGATTGAGGATGAACCGCCAGTCCAGCGAAAATTCCTGTGATATTATCTTTGCTTGCTCTATTCGTTCCGGCAACCATTCAAACATGATGTGTTTCTCTCGTGCTAACTAGCATAGTAGTAGGTGAGTTTGTCTATTCTTTGAGCTTGACATTGAAAGCTTTTTGGTAAATTGAACATTTTCGCTTTAGAGAGCAGATACCTGGCATTCATTTATCTCTGGCTACCAGGTAGCTATTTGAGTCAAATACTTTAGAGACTTTATAAATTACCACACACGCGGATTAAACTTCCTCCACCATTTAGTGAAGGGTAAGTGGTCTGTATGGGTAAGGATAACTCCATTTTGCACATAGTTGTCCCCACCCCACCTTAGCGGTTTGATGTGATGAACCTCGATTTTTGACCCTGTTGGAATCACCCACTGCTTAAGTCGGTAGTAAGCCTCTACGTTTTTTGGAAAGTCGGGATCGCGATAACAAGAGGGTGGGGGTACACTACCATCCGGACACACGTTATAAGGTGGGTCGTAGGGAAATGGGACATATTCAGAAGGTCCGGGCTGGGGCAGTTGAACCCTTGGATAGGCCTTGCCCACATCGTTATAATGCCAAGTCGCTCTAACTTTTGGAGAACCAACGACTTCACCTTCAGTTCCGATCCAAGTTGCAATAGCTGTTGCATGGAGATGTTTCGTGCCGCTGACGGTGTGTTTATAAGTGGGAGTTTGGCAGAAACTACTTCCAGAACAGAAATGAGTTGGAGCCTTACTACTTTGTAGATAGTTGTAAGGAGTGTTGACATTGGAGCGCTCTAGCATTAGTTGAATATTATATGGAACTCCAGCAGTGCAGGCTACATAAGCTCCATAGGTCACGTCTGGTGCTGTTGAAAAATTTTGCCAAATTGTAAGTAAACATATGTAAGCTTGGGTAGATATCTGTCCGGGCTTGTTGCTTACAGGTAGTCTTATCTCTTTAGTTTCGACAATTACCTTGTCACTGATTTTTGCAGCAGGCTTTTTTACAATCGGGTCAACAACTCCTATGTTGTCAACCCCAGTATCAGGAACAACTGGGGTATTGACTTCTGTATCAACAACTTCTTCAGGTTTATCCTCTTTGTTCTTAGCCTGTGATCCTACTTGAGGAAGCTGTGCTAAGACTAGGGATGTTCTTACCCAACTGGGGCTGAGCAGTCCCAAATCCGCAACAGTTGCAATAAGTACTGATAAGAACAGTAATGTACTTGTTGTTATTTTTAGATTTTTCATTTTTTTACTTAATGCTTATGAGTTAAATTGTTGAAACTTAAGGCATTTTTCCTGTCATATAGAAACAGCAACTCAACTCTGCTAATTAGCCAAAGTTCAGCTAGCAACCACTGCCTGTGTATCACTTAATAGCTTGTAAACTTTGTGCATCAACTACGCTATTAATTTAGCTGTCTATATCTATAACCTGTGATAATTGATGTGTGGCTTGCAAGTAATCAGTGGGTGTGCGGAAGTTTTAGAGTGAATAATATAAAGTAAAATTAAAGTTTTTATTGCTATCTTTTCTAGGTTAAGGAGGTTGATTTTTCGGAGATAAAACTTTATTCCCTCGGTAATTTCTTGACGTAATTTAAAACAATTGTGACCCAACACTAATCTACAAATATGTAACCTCGGTGTTTCAAAACCTAGGGTTAAAATCCAGTATCTTTATAACTATTTAAATTTTCGAGAGTATTCTAAGTACATTTGCTGAAGCAATATCAATTATTCGCTCCTAACTTACCTAGCAAATATTGCAGGCATTGTGAGCTTCTTATTAATCTAGCTGTAATGTCTTCGCAATATCTTAATTCTATGTTCAGTAACAACTCCAATCTCTTTCACTAATTTCTTCAGTTATTCCTGGTTTAGAAGTATTTGATTTAGCTCATGTTCTCTAGCAGATTCATGAGTAAAGCAGATCGCATTCAGGAAATAGAGAATTGGAGTAAATAACCAGCAAATGTTATATTTTCGACCTGTTATTAGACTTGGTGTTGGTCTTCTGGGTACCGCTGCATTCAGTCTTTCGAGCTTCCTATCTGTAACTGCACAACCTAATGCCGGACTGCCAGATCAGTATATTGTCGTCCTGCGTGATGGTCACGACCCACTCACGGTTGCGCAACAACACGCGAACGTTCATGCTCTGAGTGTAGGTTTTGTCTATAAACACGCGCTCAAGGGTTATGCCGCGCGCATTCCTGAAGGGCGACTTGCAGCACTTGCCCGCGATCCACGTGTATTATTCATCTCAGAAGATCGTCCAGTCAAAGCAACGGGACAAACACTACCAACCGGCGTAGATCGTATTCAAGCAGATGTGAGTAGCACCAAATCTGGTAACGGGACGGGAACTGTAAATGTAGCTGTGGCGATCGTGGACACTGGTATTGATATCCGCCATCGCGACTTGAATGTAGTGGGGGGCAAGAATTGTTCGACCGGAGGCACAAGCTACGACGATGGCAATGGTCATGGCACTCATGTAGCTGGTACAGTTGCAGCCAAGGATAACGGTATAGGTGTTGTAGGTGTAGCTCCTGGAACACCACTTTATGCAGTGCGCGTTCTAGACGACACTGGCTCAGGAACTTGGTCGTCAGTCATTTGTGGCATCGACTGGGTAAGTGCAAACGCGGCTAATTACGGAATTAAGGTTGTGAACATGAGCCTTGGCGGTAGTGGTTCAGACGACAACAACTGTGGTTACACCAACGGTGACGCACTGCATCAAGCTATTTGTAAATCAGTAGAAAAGGGTCTAACATACGTCGTCTCTGCTGGTAATAGCGCTTTGGACTTCGTTAACTCTGTCCCTGCTGCTTATAACGAGGTACTCACGGTGACAGCGATCGCTGATTTCAACGGACAGCCAGGGGGTGGGGCTGCACCAACTTGCAGTGCTGATATTGATGATACTGCTGCCAGTTTTAGTAATTTCACGACGATTGGCAGTGATGATGAATCTCACACAATAGCTGCACCAGGTGTTTGCATCAACTCGACTTGGAAGGGTCGCAGCTACAATACCATTTCTGGTACGAGCATGGCTGCTCCACATATTGCTGGTACAGCGGCGCTTTGCATTGCAAGTGGAGCGTGTTCTGGGCTAACTCCAAATCAGATTATTGCCAAGCTGCGTAGCGATGCGGCAGCCCAGCCTACGAACTATGGCTTTACATACTTTTCTAATTCGCCAAACGATACTACACGCTATTACGGTTCCTTAGGGTATGCTGGTGGCTATTAGCGGTTGGCTCAAGTAGAACAACGCTGCTTACCATTTCTACCAACCACTTTTGCATACCCCTTCTTTCTGTAGTCAGAATCAGCTATGCGATCGCATCTTGACGAATTGCCATGGCTAGCACTTTTCCTCCATCGTACGGAAGATGGCATCAGCTTTAAGAATCCTTGAAACTGACAAAAAGTTAACTTATAGAGCAGCCTTTATGGATACTGATGAACTTCTCAAAAAGTATGCGGCAGGAGAGAGAAACTTTAGTAGTGCTAATTTGCGTTCTGCGGATTTGACACGAGCAACGCTCAATACAGCTGACTTGAGTGAAGCGATTTTAAGCGAAGCAATTTTGACTCAAGCCGAATTAGGTGAAGCAAATCTCAGCAGAACAATTTTAACAAAAGCAGACCTAACAGAAGCAGTTTTGGCAGGAGCAAAGCTGACTGGCGCAATCTTAACAGAAGCGGAATTAAGTCGAGTTAATCTGTACGATGCTTTTTTATTGGGTGCGAATTTAGCGGGAGCTAATCTCACAGAAGGTAACTTAGGAGGCGCTAACCTCAGTCAAGGAAACCTTAGTGGAATTAACTTGAGCGGAGCAAACTTAGCTCAGGCAAACTTGCAAGGAGTTAACTTAACCGAAGCAAACTTGAGTAAAGTAGATTTAACCGAAGCAAATCTGAGTGGCGCAGATCTCAGTGGGGCAGTTTTGAGTGGGGCAATTTTAAGTGATGCTAACCTAAGTGATGCCATTCTCAGCCGAGCAGTTCTCACCGAAGCTGTTTTACAAGGAGCGAACTTTGGTGGAGCTGTCTTGAGCGGTGTTAACCTTAGTCAAGTAAACTTAGAAGGAGCAAACCTGAGTAACGCAGTACTAACTAGTGTCAACCTCACAGACGTAGACCTGAGTCAAACAAACTTAAGTGGCGCAACCATGCCTAATGGTAATATCCACGACTAAACTTAGAGCCTATCGGAGGTGCATCTGTGAAAATTGCCGTCTTTGAAATTGAAGACTGGGAGCGCGAACTTTTTGATAAGTTGAGTGGCGAACACATTATTAAATACTGTGATGAGCCACTAACGAGTGAAAATGCAAGTCGATTTACTGATGCCAATGTTATTTGTGCGTTTATCTACTCAAGTCTCAGTAAAAATATTCTGCGGCAGTTCAATCAATTACAACTTATTGCTACGAGGTCAACAGGGTTTGACCAAATTGACATAACTTACTGTCAGCAACACGATATAAAAGTCTGCAATGTTCCTAATTACGGCGAACATACAGTTGCTGAACATGTATTTGCCCTGTTATTAGCGTTAAGCCACAGAATTGTTGATGCTGTTGACCGCACTCGTAAAGGTGATTTTTCTTTTCAGGGATTACAAGGCTTTGATTTATTAGGTAAAACCCTCGGTGTAATTTGTACTGGAGCAATCGGGCGTTGTGTCATTGCCATTGCTAAAGGCTTACGAATGAATGTTGTTGCATACGAACAAAATCCTCGCGAAGAGTTAGCATCTCAGTTGGGATTTCGTTATGCTCAAATGTCAGAAGTTCTGGCAAGTGCAGACATTATTACACTACATGTTCCTGCAAATAAGAAGACTTATCATTTATTTTCTGATGAGCAATTTTCTCAAATGAAAGATGGTGTAGTGTTGATTAACACAACTCGTGGAAGTGTAGTGGATATCAAAGCATTATTACAAGCTTTGGCAACCGGAAAAGTTGCTGCTGCTGGTTTGGATGTCTTACCAGAAGAATTTGTGATGCATCATGAAAAAGAATTGTTAAAGTCTTTAGTCCATAAACAAAATAACTTAGAAGAACTTCTCGCAAATCAGATATTACTGCGCTTATCAAATGTGATCGTGACTCCTCATTGTGCCTTTAATACTTATGAGGCTAGAACGCGAATTCTGAATACGACTATTGATAACATTGAAAGTTTTTGTCAAGGTAAGCCGCAAAATGTTGTCGTTGATTAACACATACTAAGCAGGGAAGGTGTAGCGATCAGCAATAGCAGCAACTATTAGGAGCAATCAATCTATAATAATTGCTCCTAACTTTCAATTAAGAACCAAAAGGAGTTTTGTCTTGCGGCGAACCAGGGGCTTGTGAAGGATCGTCAGAATCAGGAGTTGTTACGGCAATGCCTTTGTCTGGAGTGGTTTGCTGACGCTTCTTACGGTCAGCAGAAAGGATATCTGCAATTGTTGCTAATGCTTGCTCCATTTTGTCTACATTAGCGCGGTACAGTTCTAAATCCTTGTTAAGTTTATCTTCTGAGATGTTCAAGGTAGCAGCAATCTTCTTAAGAGCCTCGACTCGCTGCTTTTCGTCCTTGACTATCGCAGGATCTGACAGTTCTAATAAACTAAACACTCCGATCGCAAACAAGCGGCTGTATTTAAAGTTGGGATTGTGGGCGATCGCTTGAATTTGTTGTTGGAACTCGCCTACTTCTTCTTTGTGAGTTTCCCCACGCAGCCACGCCATTAACTCAGTAGCTGATACGTTCTTCGCAAATAGACCTAAACGTTCGGCATCCTGGCGATATTGTTGTGGATCGCTTTCTACAGCTTGACACAAGGCATTAAAAATTGATTCCTTATCTCTTTGGGGTTGATAACCTTGCATAAACCGCTCAAAAGCAGTGACTACGCCCAAAGCATAAATTGGGTTGTAGCTAAAATCGACATTCACTGACAGCAAGTGCATTTCTACCATCAGTTCTTCAACTACTCGACGATAAATTGTGTTGATCGGACGAGTATGGGATGTGTAGAAAGCTCGCTTGGTATCGGAAACAGTACGGACGTTATTCACTGGACGATTTCAAGGGCGACGTAACCTCATTGTCGCGCTTAATAGCCACTTTGCCAAGTTGAGCTTTGATCCCTAAATAGGTAGACATGGGGAATAGGTGACGGGGTGATTGGGAAACGGGGGATCTTTCAATTACTAGTTAACAACTTCTGAGCTATTCTCAAGGCTTCTAACTCCAATTTCCGATTTACAGGTTTTTGCATGGCATCTGGATAGATGTGTTGTAGGTTCGTAATCAATGCAGTTAATTGCATCCTCTGTAAGTGCTTTGCAAGGATGTACTGTACATTTAAGTCGATAATCTCCGGTAAAGTACGCGCAGCGACTACAGGGAACTTGGTGTAGTCGCTTAAGTTGAGCAATACCATCTCGCGTTGCCATCCAGATACTGCACAGCAAAACTACCAACAACGACGAAACTGAGAGCAGATATAGGGGCGTTGCAATAGGCTGAACAACTTGAAGCAAGAAATTAAACATATGCGTTAATGCTGAGTGGTAATGAGTTTTCTAAGTCATTAATGCTGCTGAAGCCAGTTGCAGCAATTGGGATCAGATAGTGTTTTCCCCTCAAGTCGCGCTGGCAGTTGCGCTAGTCAAGAATTACAGAAATTAAACAAAAAAGATTGTCAATAACTAACGGTATAGTGTAAGCTATCTTGCAAGTTTTTGAAAAATATTTTCAACAAGACCTAGGAGGTAGGATACAGTGACAACTGTCGCTAAAAGTCCACTTTCAGTGGAGCAAGATCTGGCAGAGTCTCCCTGGTGGGCGGGTAACGCTCGCCTCACGAATCTATCGGGTAAGTTACTCGGTGCTCATGTTGCCCATTCGGGCTTGATTGTGTTGTGGGCAGGAGCAATGACGTTATTTGAACTGGGTCATTTTAATCCTGCAAAACCGATGTATGAGCAGGGCTTAATTCTACTACCGCATCTAGCAACCCAAGGTTGGGGAGT
This genomic interval carries:
- a CDS encoding SMI1/KNR4 family protein → MFEWLPEQIEQAKIISKEFEQGWKFRLNPPATKADIDSCEAALGIPLPPSYREFLLQWNGAHLFYTHKSLLPDGNVWYHEGRMFSIQSTHELFDFNQEERGDLSDEEWDSLILFCNYNGGGDSCGLNPAQTTNSEYAVLDCDHDSHPVEWRQAKIASSFAE
- a CDS encoding SMI1/KNR4 family protein, whose product is MFEWLPERIEQAKIISQEFSLDWRFILNLPATEAEIRTCETDLGVLLPLSYREFLLRWNGASLFREESQLSGGVLSEIGIKGTHELLNFNREEKVNFTNEEWDSLILFCYLGMSADYCGFDPSQEKNAEYAVLDCFHELEPAQWRQSKIASSFIEWLEQIFEQVAQKKHPFFWLGSKDLW
- a CDS encoding HNH endonuclease, yielding MGLLSPSWVRTSLVLAQLPQVGSQAKNKEDKPEEVVDTEVNTPVVPDTGVDNIGVVDPIVKKPAAKISDKVIVETKEIRLPVSNKPGQISTQAYICLLTIWQNFSTAPDVTYGAYVACTAGVPYNIQLMLERSNVNTPYNYLQSSKAPTHFCSGSSFCQTPTYKHTVSGTKHLHATAIATWIGTEGEVVGSPKVRATWHYNDVGKAYPRVQLPQPGPSEYVPFPYDPPYNVCPDGSVPPPSCYRDPDFPKNVEAYYRLKQWVIPTGSKIEVHHIKPLRWGGDNYVQNGVILTHTDHLPFTKWWRKFNPRVW
- a CDS encoding S8 family peptidase, whose product is MLYFRPVIRLGVGLLGTAAFSLSSFLSVTAQPNAGLPDQYIVVLRDGHDPLTVAQQHANVHALSVGFVYKHALKGYAARIPEGRLAALARDPRVLFISEDRPVKATGQTLPTGVDRIQADVSSTKSGNGTGTVNVAVAIVDTGIDIRHRDLNVVGGKNCSTGGTSYDDGNGHGTHVAGTVAAKDNGIGVVGVAPGTPLYAVRVLDDTGSGTWSSVICGIDWVSANAANYGIKVVNMSLGGSGSDDNNCGYTNGDALHQAICKSVEKGLTYVVSAGNSALDFVNSVPAAYNEVLTVTAIADFNGQPGGGAAPTCSADIDDTAASFSNFTTIGSDDESHTIAAPGVCINSTWKGRSYNTISGTSMAAPHIAGTAALCIASGACSGLTPNQIIAKLRSDAAAQPTNYGFTYFSNSPNDTTRYYGSLGYAGGY
- a CDS encoding pentapeptide repeat-containing protein, producing MASALRILETDKKLTYRAAFMDTDELLKKYAAGERNFSSANLRSADLTRATLNTADLSEAILSEAILTQAELGEANLSRTILTKADLTEAVLAGAKLTGAILTEAELSRVNLYDAFLLGANLAGANLTEGNLGGANLSQGNLSGINLSGANLAQANLQGVNLTEANLSKVDLTEANLSGADLSGAVLSGAILSDANLSDAILSRAVLTEAVLQGANFGGAVLSGVNLSQVNLEGANLSNAVLTSVNLTDVDLSQTNLSGATMPNGNIHD
- a CDS encoding hydroxyacid dehydrogenase, translating into MKIAVFEIEDWERELFDKLSGEHIIKYCDEPLTSENASRFTDANVICAFIYSSLSKNILRQFNQLQLIATRSTGFDQIDITYCQQHDIKVCNVPNYGEHTVAEHVFALLLALSHRIVDAVDRTRKGDFSFQGLQGFDLLGKTLGVICTGAIGRCVIAIAKGLRMNVVAYEQNPREELASQLGFRYAQMSEVLASADIITLHVPANKKTYHLFSDEQFSQMKDGVVLINTTRGSVVDIKALLQALATGKVAAAGLDVLPEEFVMHHEKELLKSLVHKQNNLEELLANQILLRLSNVIVTPHCAFNTYEARTRILNTTIDNIESFCQGKPQNVVVD
- the psb29 gene encoding photosystem II biogenesis protein Psp29; the encoded protein is MNNVRTVSDTKRAFYTSHTRPINTIYRRVVEELMVEMHLLSVNVDFSYNPIYALGVVTAFERFMQGYQPQRDKESIFNALCQAVESDPQQYRQDAERLGLFAKNVSATELMAWLRGETHKEEVGEFQQQIQAIAHNPNFKYSRLFAIGVFSLLELSDPAIVKDEKQRVEALKKIAATLNISEDKLNKDLELYRANVDKMEQALATIADILSADRKKRQQTTPDKGIAVTTPDSDDPSQAPGSPQDKTPFGS